A stretch of DNA from Pseudonocardia hierapolitana:
GTCTACGACAAGACCGGGCTCGCGGAGCTGGCCGCGGGCCTGCACGCGCTCGGTGTCGAGATCGTCTCCACCGGCTCCACGGCGCAGCGGATCGCCGACGCCGGGGTCCCGGTCACGCCGGTCGAGCAGCTCACCGGGTTCCCGGAGTGCCTGGACGGCCGGGTGAAGACGCTCCACCCGCGCGTGCACGCGGGCCTGCTCGCCGACACGCACAACCCGGCGCACGTCGCCCAGCTCGAGGAGCTGGGGATCGCACCGTTCGACCTGCTCGTGTCGAACCTGTACCCGTTCACCGAGACCGTCGCCTCGGGTGCCACGTCCGCGGAGTGCGTCGAGCAGATCGACATCGGCGGGCCTGCGATGGTCCGCGCGTCGGCGAAGAACCACGACAGCGTCGCCGTCGTCGTCGAGCCGGCGCGCTACGACTGGGTGCTCGAGCAGGTGAAGAACGGCGGGTTCGCCTTGGACGACCGGCGGTCGCTCGCCGCGGCGGCGTTCCGGCACACCGCGACGTACGACGTGGCCGTGGCGTCCTGGATGGGCAGCGTGCTCGCCCCCGAAGCGGGCTCGGGCGTGTTCCCGGCCTGGGTCGGTGCCACCTGGGACCGCGCCGCGACGCTGCGCTACGGCGAGAACCCGCACCAGCAGGCCGCGCTGTACGTCTCCGGGCGGCCCGGTCTCGCGGCGGCCGAGCAGCTGCACGGCAAGGAGATGTCCTACAACAACTACGTCGACGCCGACGCCGCATGGCGCGCCGCGCACGACCACGACGGGCCGTGCGTCGCGATCATCAAGCACGCCAACCCGTGCGGTATCGCGGTCGGCGCCGACGTCGCCGAGGCGCACCGGCTGGCGCACGCCACCGACCCCGTCAGCGCGTTCGGGGGCGTGATCGCGACGAACACCGAGGTCAGCGTCGCGATGGCCGAGCAGGTGGCGGAGGTGTTCACCGAGGTCGTGGTGGCGTCCGGCTACGCGGATGGCGCGCTCGAGGTGCTCACGCAGAAGAAGAACATCCGCGTGCTGCGGCTGCCGGACGTGGTCGAGCGGCGGGGTGCCGAGCTGCGGCCGATATCGGGTGGGCTGCTGCTGCAGCAGCGCGACGCCCTGGACGCCGCAGGCGACGACCCGGCGACGTGGACGCTCGCCACCGGCGAGCCGGTGCCGGACGATGTGCTCGCCGACCTCGCGTTCGCGTGGAGGGCGTGCCGGTCGGTGAAGTCGAACGCGATCCTGCTCGCGTCCGGCGGTGCCGCGGTCGGGATCGGGATGGGGCAGGTCAACCGGGTCGACTCGTGCCGGCTCGCGGTGCAGCGCGCCGGCGACCGCGCCCGCGGCTCGGTCGCGGCCTCCGACGCCTACTTCCCGTTCGCGGACGGGCTCGAGGTGCTGCTCGAGGCGGGGGTGCGGGCCGTCGTGCAGCCCGGTGGCTCCGTGCGCGACCAGCTGTCGATCGACGCGGCCGCGGCGGCGGGCGTGTCCATGTACTTCACGGGCACCCGGCACTTCGCGCACTGAACTCGGTCGCGGGCGGTGCCGTGATCACCAGGTGAGCAACGGACAGGTCGCTCGGGCCGGCGAGATCCGGCGCACCGGCGGTACCGGCGTCGGGCCGGAAAACCGGTCGCGGCCATCGGTAGCGTGATCGTCATGGGTGCATCCATACGGCCGTGGCGCGACGCTCGGGCGCCACGCAGCTGATCTCCTTCTTCGGGTTCTTCCCGCGCTGCGCGCGCCCGATCCGGACCACCGTCCCGATCGATGCGAAGCGCAGGTTCTCTCATGCCCTCATCCTCCCGCCGCGCCGTCGGCGGCCGGCACGAACTCGGCCAGAACCTCCTGGTCGACCAGCGCGTGGTCGCGCGCATCGCCGCGCTCGTGCCACCCGGCCCCGTACTGGAGCTGGGCGCCGGTGACGGCGCGCTGACCCGGCGACTCGCCCGGCGCGAGGAGGCCGTCACCGCCGTCGAGCTCGACCCCGCCCGCGTCGCCGGGCTGCGCCGGACCCTCGGCGGCCG
This window harbors:
- the purH gene encoding bifunctional phosphoribosylaminoimidazolecarboxamide formyltransferase/IMP cyclohydrolase — protein: MSERRPVNRALISVYDKTGLAELAAGLHALGVEIVSTGSTAQRIADAGVPVTPVEQLTGFPECLDGRVKTLHPRVHAGLLADTHNPAHVAQLEELGIAPFDLLVSNLYPFTETVASGATSAECVEQIDIGGPAMVRASAKNHDSVAVVVEPARYDWVLEQVKNGGFALDDRRSLAAAAFRHTATYDVAVASWMGSVLAPEAGSGVFPAWVGATWDRAATLRYGENPHQQAALYVSGRPGLAAAEQLHGKEMSYNNYVDADAAWRAAHDHDGPCVAIIKHANPCGIAVGADVAEAHRLAHATDPVSAFGGVIATNTEVSVAMAEQVAEVFTEVVVASGYADGALEVLTQKKNIRVLRLPDVVERRGAELRPISGGLLLQQRDALDAAGDDPATWTLATGEPVPDDVLADLAFAWRACRSVKSNAILLASGGAAVGIGMGQVNRVDSCRLAVQRAGDRARGSVAASDAYFPFADGLEVLLEAGVRAVVQPGGSVRDQLSIDAAAAAGVSMYFTGTRHFAH